The sequence below is a genomic window from Trichosurus vulpecula isolate mTriVul1 chromosome 5, mTriVul1.pri, whole genome shotgun sequence.
GGAGGGTGGATGCTGCAGTCCTGGACCCCGCCCGCCAAGCCTCAGGCCGCTCTGGTTGCTGCTGTATGCTCCCGCCCCCTCGGCCCAGACCACTCCGGGGTGGGCGCGCCAGTgcttctgttgctgctgctgggactggggctggggctgagttTTCCCAAGACCACCAAGAGGGGGCGCCCCCTGCTTCTCCCCGGCTCCAGCCGCTGTAGAGACAGAGGCTGGGGAGGAAGAGGCGGTCGGGTCCAGGCAGGAGCCGTTTTGCAGCTGCACGTCGTCCAGGTAGTCGAGGTACTTGCCACGCAGGGCCGGCGGGTGACGACACTGCACGAACACCGTCAACAGGCGGCCCTGCGAGTGCCATTGGCCCATCCAGCGCTTCAAGCCGCGCAGACGGCAGTCGCAAGTCCAGCCGTTGCCGTCCAGGTCCAGACGGTAGAGGGCCGGGCTGGCAGCGAAGATGTCCCCGGCGAGCGAGCCGAGCTCGTTGTCCCGTAGGTTGAGTTCGCGCAGCCGGGACAGGTGGCGGAAGGCTGCCGGGTGCAGCGCCGAGAGCTCATTGCGGCTCAGGTCCAGAGTCTCCAGACTGCCCAGCGGGTCCAGCAGCGCCGCGGGCAGCTCCCGCAACCGGTTGCCTTCGAGGCGCAGCTCCCGCAGAGCGCTCAGCCCCACGAAGGCCTCGGGCGCCAGGTGAGCAAGCTGGTTACCGCTCAAGGAAAGCAGGCCGAGCCGGGGCAGGTGCTGGAAGACGCGGCCGCCCAGCTGCTGCAGGCTATTGGCCGACAGGATGAGGGTACTGAGCGAACGCAGCGGCCCGAAGGTGGCTGGGTGGCGCAGCGACGGCTGCAGCTCGTTGCCCGACAGGTTAAGGAAGCGCAGCTTACCCAGGTGTGCGAAGGCGTTCTTGCCCAGGAAGCGGATGCGGTTGGCCTCCAGGTGCAGGTAGAGCAGGTTGCCCAGCGGGGAGAAGGCCGAGTCGGGCAGCGAGCCCAGGGAGTTGCCGTCTAGCCTCAGCTTGACCAGGCTCTCCAGGCCCTCGAAGGAGCCCCTGCTCAGCCTGCCGATTTCATTGCCGTTGACATAGAGGATGCGCAGCTTGGCCAGAGGCGCCAGCGTGCCCGGGGCCAGACCCTCCAACAAGTTGTTCCCCAGGTAGAGCTCCTCCAGCCGCGAGAGTTTCTCGAAGGTCTTGGGGTGCAGGGAGCGGATCTGATTAAACTGCAGATCGAGGCGCCGCAGCTGCGCCAGGCGGTGGAAGTCAAAGGCGGTGATGTTGGCTATGAAGTTGCCCCCAAGACTGTAGGTCAGCACCTCCTGGGGGCTGGGCAGGGCGCTGGTCTTGGGGACGGCGCGCAGCCCCCGGTTGGTGCATAGGAGGTGCTGCTGGTGCTGGCAGTCACAGCGCTCCGGACAGATGGGCTCCGGTGGTGGTGGCAGCGAGAAGCAGCCACCCACCAGAAGCAAGAAGCGGACCGTCCAGACGACCTCCATCCCCGACAGACCGACTGCTTGACGTGCGTGCGG
It includes:
- the TRIL gene encoding TLR4 interactor with leucine rich repeats, giving the protein MEVVWTVRFLLLVGGCFSLPPPPEPICPERCDCQHQQHLLCTNRGLRAVPKTSALPSPQEVLTYSLGGNFIANITAFDFHRLAQLRRLDLQFNQIRSLHPKTFEKLSRLEELYLGNNLLEGLAPGTLAPLAKLRILYVNGNEIGRLSRGSFEGLESLVKLRLDGNSLGSLPDSAFSPLGNLLYLHLEANRIRFLGKNAFAHLGKLRFLNLSGNELQPSLRHPATFGPLRSLSTLILSANSLQQLGGRVFQHLPRLGLLSLSGNQLAHLAPEAFVGLSALRELRLEGNRLRELPAALLDPLGSLETLDLSRNELSALHPAAFRHLSRLRELNLRDNELGSLAGDIFAASPALYRLDLDGNGWTCDCRLRGLKRWMGQWHSQGRLLTVFVQCRHPPALRGKYLDYLDDVQLQNGSCLDPTASSSPASVSTAAGAGEKQGAPPLGGLGKTQPQPQSQQQQQKHWRAHPGVVWAEGAGAYSSNQSGLRLGGRGPGLQHPPSSLATTPQLSPPVDLLEKPEGTSPSWEDNGPARSTPSFQRDAPSSSAPSPASDSWQRAEMQRLAAKHQERPAPSVAQEMLPPLVSDPCDFNKFILCNLTVEAVGTDTATVRWAVREHRSPLPLDGARFRLLFDRFGQQPKFHRFVYLPERSDTATLRELRGDTPYLVCVEAVLGGRVCPVAPRDHCAGLVTLPEAGHVGARAGGVDYQLLTLVLLAVNALLVFLALAAWASRWLRRKLRGRRKGGAPVHVRQMYSTRRPLRSMGTGVSADFSGFQSHRPRTAVCALSEADLIEFPCDRFMDSGGGSGGSRRDDHLMQRFAD